Proteins encoded within one genomic window of Thunnus albacares chromosome 13, fThuAlb1.1, whole genome shotgun sequence:
- the pgk1 gene encoding phosphoglycerate kinase 1, with translation MSLSNKLTLDKVDVKGKRVIMRVDFNVPMKDKHITNNQRIKAAVPTIKHCLDHGAKSVVLMSHLGRPDGNFVPEKYSLEAVAAELKNLLGKDVKFMKDCVGKDVEAACANPAAGSVILLENLRFHVAEEGKGKDASGNKTKATQEQIDSFRASLSKLGDVYVNDAFGTAHRAHSSMVGVNLPQKAAGFLMKKELDYFAMALEKPQKPFLAILGGAKVKDKIQLINNMLDKVNEMIIGGGMAFTFLKVLNNMEIGNSLYDEEGAGIVKDLMAKAEKNGVKITLPVDFVTADKFDEKAATGTATVAAGIPAGWMGLDCGPESCKAFTAAVGRAKQIVWNGPVGVFEWDHFAKGTKSLMDKVVEVTKAGCITIIGGGDTATCCAKWNTEDKVSHVSTGGGASLELLEGKVLPGVDALSNV, from the exons GGTTGATTTCAATGTCCCAATGAAGGACAAGCACATCACAAACAACCAGAG GATCAAGGCTGCCGTTCCCACCATCAAGCACTGCCTGGATCACGGTGCCAAGTCTGTCGTCCTGATGAGCCATCTGGGCCGCCCCGATGGAAACTTCGTGCCCGAGAAGTACTCCCTGGAGGCCGTCGCTGCCGAGCTCAAGAACCTGCTGGGGAA GGACGTTAAATTCATGAAGGACTGTGTTGGTAAAGACGTTGAAGCTGCTTGCGCTAACCCTGCTGCCGGCTCCGTCATCCTGCTGGAGAACCTCCGCTTCCACGTCGCAGAGGAAGGAAAGGGCAAAGATGCCTCCGGAAACAAG accAAGGCCACCCAGGAGCAGATTGACTCCTTCAGGGCATCTCTGTCCAAACTGGGAGACGTCTACGTCAATGATGCCTTCGGCACAGCTCACAGAGCCCACAG CTCCATGGTTGGAGTGAATCTGCCACAGAAGGCAGCTGGTTTCCTGATGAAGAAGGAGCTCGACTACTTCGCCATGGCTCTGGAGAAGCCTCAGAAGCCCTTCCTGGCCATCCTCGGAGG agcGAAGGTGAAAGATAAGATCCAGCTGATCAACAACATGTTGGATAAGGTCAATGAGATGATCATCGGCGGCGGCATGGCCTTCACCTTCCTCAAAGTCCTCAACAACATGGAG aTCGGTAACTCCCTGTACGACGAGGAGGGAGCCGGCATCGTCAAGGACCTGATGGCCAAAGCCGAGAAGAACGGCGTCAAGATCACACTGCCCGTCGACTTCGTCACCGCTGACAAGTTTGATGAGAAAGCTGCTACCGGCACTGCAACCGTCGCTGCTGGCATCCCCGCTGGCTGGATG gGTTTGGACTGCGGACCAGAGAGCTGCAAGGCCTTCACAGCAGCTGTCGGCAGGGCCAAGCAGATTGTGTGGAACGGCCCAGTCGGTGTGTTTGAGTGGGATCACTTTGCCAAGGGGACAAAGAGCCTGATGGACAAAGTGGTCGAGGTGACCAAAGCAGGCTGCATCACAATTATCG GTGGGGGCGACACTGCCACCTGCTGCGCCAAGTGGAACACAGAAGACAAGGTCAGCCACGTCAGCACAGGAGGCGGCGCCagcctggagctgctggagg GTAAAGTCCTGCCTGGTGTGGATGCCCTGAGCAACGTCTAA